Proteins encoded in a region of the Vicia villosa cultivar HV-30 ecotype Madison, WI unplaced genomic scaffold, Vvil1.0 ctg.001829F_1_1, whole genome shotgun sequence genome:
- the LOC131636758 gene encoding 5'-adenylylsulfate reductase 3, chloroplastic-like, translated as MALSVSSSSIAISTSTFQSSQPKLSQFGSIRVLKKPYHGVGVRSSQPRSFVKPINATDSDVLHFAEANETQEEDYERLAYQLENASPLQIMDRALQKFGNDIAIAFSGAEDVALIEYAYLTGRPFRVFSLDTGRLNPETYRLFDAVEKKYGIRIEYMFPDAVEVQALVRSKGLFSFYEDGHQECCRVRKVRPLRRALKGLRAWITGQRKDQSPGTRSEIPVVQVDPVFEGIEGGTGSLIKWNPLANVKGNDVWNFLRTMNVPVNSLHSQGYISIGCEPCTRAVLPGQHEREGRWWWEDAKAKECGLHKGNIKQEDDAHLNGNGAVQANGTPEVADLFNTQNVVTLSRTGIENLTRLETRKKPWLVVLYAPWCPYCQDMEQSYVDLAEKLAGSGVNVGKFRADGEQKEFAKHELQLGSFPTILFFPEHSSRPIKYPSEKRDVDSSMAFVNALR; from the exons ATGGCTCtctctgtttcttcttcttcaatcgcTATTTCAACTTCCACATTTCAATCATCACAACCTAAAC TTTCACAATTTGGTTCtattagggttttgaaaaaaCCTTATCATGGAGTAGGTGTTAGATCATCTCAACCACGGAGCTTCGTAAAACCGATCAATGCCACGGATTCCGATGTGCTTCATTTTGCAGAGGCTAATGAGACGCAAGAGGAAGATTATGAACGGTTAGCATATCAACTTGAAAATGCTTCCCCTCTCCAAATTATGGATAGAGCCCTTCAAAAATTTGGCAATGACATAGCTATTGCATTCag TGGGGCTGAAGATGTTGCTTTGATTGAGTATGCATATTTGACGGGTAGGCCGTTTAGGGTATTTAGTCTTGACACGGGGAGACTGAACCCCGAAACTTATCGACTTTTTGATGCTGTTGAAAAGAAGTATGGAATTCGTATTGAGTATATGTTTCCGGATGCTGTTGAGGTTCAGGCTTTGGTTAGAAGTAAGGGGCTGTTTTCGTTTTATGAGGATGGGCATCAAGAGTGCTGTAGAGTGAGGAAGGTGAGACCTTTAAGAAGGGCGCTTAAGGGTTTAAGGGCATGGATAACAGGGCAGAGGAAAGATCAGTCGCCTGGTACTAGGTCTGAAATACCGGTTGTTCAGGTGGATCCTGTTTTTGAGGGAATTGAAGGTGGAACGGGGAGTTTGATAAAATGGAACCCTCTTGCAAATGTGAAAGGAAATGATGTATGGAACTTTCTTAGGACCATGAATGTGCCTGTCAATTCCTTGCATTCACAAGGATACATTTCCATTGGATGTGAGCCGTGCACAAGGGCTGTTTTACCCGGACAACACGAGAGAGAAGGTAGGTGGTGGTGGGAAGATGCCAAAGCTAAAGAATGTGGTCTTCACAAAGGAAATATAAAGCAGGAAGATGATGCTCATCTTAATGGAAATGGTGCTGTCCAAGCAAATGGCACTCCCGAAGTCGCTGACCTTTTCAATACTCAAAATGTAGTTACTTTGAGTAGAACTGGAATTGAGAATTTGACAAGATTAGAGACCCGGAAAAAACCATGGCTTGTTGTGCTATATGCACCATGGTGTCCCTACTGCCAG GATATGGAGCAATCTTATGTTGACTTGGCAGAGAAGTTAGCAGGGTCAGGGGTGAATGTTGGGAAATTTAGAGCCGATGGAGAGCAGAAAGAATTTGCAAAGCATGAACTGCAATTGGGAAGCTTCCCGACGATATTATTTTTCCCAGAACACTCATCGCGGCCGATAAAGTATCCCTCTGAAAAGAGAGATGTTGATTCCTCGATGGCATTTGTAAATGCATTAAGATGA